In Xiphophorus hellerii strain 12219 chromosome 8, Xiphophorus_hellerii-4.1, whole genome shotgun sequence, the genomic window GATCGTTAAGGTGCCGCCTTCAGGTCCTCGTATTCCAACGTTCTCATGGTGTCTAAATGAAAACCCTTCCAGTGACTCTCTGCTCTCTGTCTCAGGTGAACAACGTTGACTTCAGAGGGATGGTGCGTGAAGACGCCGTCCTCTTCCTGCTGGAGGTCCCAAAAGGAGAAGACGTGACCATCCTGGCTCAAAGCAAACCCGAAGGTAcgaacacaaaaataaaactccagtAAAAAATGATGTGGTAAAAAGTCGACTGAAGtacagagaaactgatcaaattatcaatcatttaatatttaaaaattacattatcagACGAACCAAAATATGAAGGTAAgtggaaatttttattttttaaagaccaaaacGGCAATAACTCGTATAAGTAacaaattttctaaataaattttttataaaacgtGTCTGTGAACTCTGAATCCAAaatgatttttgtgtttctggttcCAGTGTATGAAGATGTTCTGGCGTCCGGACGCGGCGACTCGTTCTACATCAGAACCCACTTCGAGTACGAGAAGGAGGCGCCGCAGAGCCTCCCGTTCGGCAGGGGAGAGATCTTCAAGGTCATCGACACGCTGTACGACGGCAAGCTGGGCCACTGGCTGGCCATCCGCATGGACCAGGACAGCCAGTCGCCGGAGGTGAAAAAGGGAATCATCCCCAACAAGAGCAGGTGGGCGGTCAGAGCAACGCGTCTGAGACGTGAAACTTCGGTGCAGAAAACCTCTGAggtggttttgttttgtgtctcaGAGCTGAACAAATGGCCAACGTGCAGAACGCTGCCAGAGCGGCGTCAGGCAACGACAGAGGAGACTTCTGGAGGCTGAGAGGTCAAAGGGCGGGGAAGAAGAAAGACCTGCGGAAGAGCCGAGAGGACCTGAGCACCGCGCCGGTCGCCACCAAGTTCCCCGCGTACGAGAGAGTGGTGCTCCGAGAAGGTAGTGGAAacttttcctctcttcttctcGGCTGATGACGGTAAATCCTGAcatccagtttgtttttccagctggtTTCAGGAGGCCGGTTGTGATATTTGGACCGATTTCTGACGTCGTGAACGAGAAACTGGCCTGCGACCTTCCCAACGAGTTTATTGTTGCCAGTAAGTATCGTCTAAATTTCCTTATACCAGTAATAACTGGTGCATGTTGTTCAATAAAATACGTCTTAGATGCTTCCAGGATGTTATAATTATGAATTTATGGCAAATACAATTAATCCCAGTGAATTTGAAGCTCAGTTtagcatttattattttcactccagtagtaatttctgttttgttggtCAGGAATCCTCAATaagacctttgacctctgattaatatatttctatAATATTTCACCTGCTGGTATTGATTTGGGCTCATTACAGTTTCTGCtttggaaaaatgcaaaaatatggagccaaaaaaataaatgaataaaaattaaaaactggaaaaaaatccaaaatttctcactttttttgtttcaaacttctctttttattcagcttcaaatttttttggatgaaaaaaatgaaattacattttggaTCATGTGACTTTAGTTGTCAACTATGATACAAGAATATGGAACTAAAATGGgccaaaaatgtttaaacataaaagaaagggaaaaagaTTTAACTGagaattaaaactgaaaagaaaatcaaactttattttgctgttttctgttcagccttcctgttatcagctggacatttttctctcttgctTTGAATCAACTGCAGAAATTGTTACACtgtaaaactcattttttatAGAATTCAAATGAActcaaagtttaaaacaaagttaaaaacgTGTGTGTTTCAGAAACTGAGCCCAAAGACGCTGGAAGTGAGAAATCGTCTGGAGTGGTGAGACTGAACACCATTCGACAAATCATTGAGCAGGtagttggtttattttttattacttttaccTGAAAGTCTCTTTATGGTGGAAATAAAATCCTAAAGCGCGGCGTCTTGTAGGACCTCCACGCGCTGCTGGACGTCACTCCCAAAGCCGTGGACACCTTGAACTACACCCAGTGGTATCCCATCGTGGTGTTCCTGAACCCGGACAGCAAGCAGGGCGTCAAAACCATGAGGAGCCGCCTGATCCCCGGATCCAACCGCAGCGCCAGGAAACTGTATGAACAGGCGGTCCGGCTGAAGAAGACCTGCTCCCACCTCTTCACCGGTCAGTGGCGCCTCGGAGCGACTCGTTTCAAACTTTTAGTCCGATTCGCTCACTGCGGCTCTTCCTGTGTGTCGGGAATCCAGCGACCATCGACCTGAACTCGTCGAACGACGCCTGGTACGGCAGCGTGAAGGAGTCGATCCGGGAGCAGCAGGAGAAAGCGGTGTGGGTGTCCGAGGGGAAGGTGAGTCTGACCGAAcgaaagcagaaaatcatccaATTCATTAGAAAAGGCTAAATGAACCAcgtgcacacgcacacacacacacacacaatacagCTAATCCAAGCAGATAGaaggtttagtggaaggaaaaagtctaACGGTAAAAATTACAAACCAGAAAAGTATAAAATTGCTGTAAATGTTGGTCTGTAAATTGCTTCAATAgctgaagatgaaaaaaaaaactttttgttgaatttgaagctttttgattcttttcattttgggaaaattaaacagaaaaacttaaatatattggaaattaaaacacatcaacaaaaTTCAGGTTAGCCATATTTGAAATTAGATTTATATATTGGTAAATAAATTAGTGAAATTGTTTAAGCAGCTGAAATGGTTGGTCTTTTGgagaaaaaatctaaaattgtgtttaaattaataataaaactgacattttactGGCCTaaaatgatctgtttttatCTAACAAGCAGTGAGTTTAACGAGCTGAAAATATTACTGAAGTCGttcaaagattttatttaattctaaaatgttgttttggcAAAAACTATtgagaaaaagttaaatattttagaaagtaaaacattcagatcagcagtttctgaaatgaGGTGAAAATTATTGATGAAATGATTCAAGTTAAATTTAAAGtgagttttgaaataaataagtttctgattaaattttCCGTCCCGTCGCTGCAGATGGACGGGTCAGAGGAGGACCTGGACCTCCAGGACGACCGCATGTCCTACCTGTCTGCCATGAGCGCCGACTACCTGAGCATGGACAGCCGCCTGACCAGCGACTACGACGACACGGCGGACGAGGGTGGGGCTTACACCGACAACGAGCTGGACGAGACGCTGGACGACCCGACGCCCGTCTCCGCCATCAGCAGGTCGTCGGAGCCCGTCCTGCCCGAAGAGCCGCGCCGCACCAAGAGGCCCGGCAGGGAGGTTCTGACCCGGGACCCCAGCCCGCCGCCTTCGTTTGTTCCAGAACCACCAAAGGTGAGCGGCAGATTTTCAACGACCAAATTCAGGATGGGAATCGCAGCTCAACTCCTGGGAATCGTCGAGCTGCTCGGATGTTTTGTCGTGTTTTGGATAAAAATTTCCAAGATGGCGTCGCGGCAGAAACGCCGcgaaatatgttttgttttcacaaagaaGGCGATTCTGGCCCAGTTGGAGCATGTTCAGAACTTTAATCTCCACAAAGGGATGAAACCTCCAACATCCTCTAACAGTTGACCACACAGCATTTCTACTAACCTGATATGTTTGATACGTTGCTTAGCAACAGCGGTGACTGTTGCTAAGCATCTCAAATTTGTTGCTGCGCAAAATTTTTGTGCAGCAAAACaagtttgacaccaattttgttagatttgatCATGTGGCtgtttgaccttttgaccttttaaactttattaatatcttcacagcagcacaaataaaaaatgttgctgctgcacaaatgtagccgagttgattgacaccaaatATGTGACTTGAAGACGGAGCcaggttgacctttcatgacctctggaaacatttattaacatctttaaaatgatattttagctgcacaaacatttgacaccagtTTTGTCATGATGAGTAAAAACGATGGATGAATTCCTGTCCTCCTTCCTTCCTAACCGTAACCCAGCGTTGCTCTCCTTGCTGCAGGTCCGCGCCCAGACTCGGACCGACTCGGTGCGCAGCTACGAGTCCCAGTCCAGCAGCACCATCAGCAGCATCGACGCGGCGGCCGCCAGCAGGCCGGCGCCTCCGCCGGTGGCCTTGAAGCCCAACATCCCGCGCCTCCACCAGTCCTCAGAGGAGCAGGCGCCGGCGaaccagcaggaggaggaagacccCGCCAACAAGTCCTTCCTGGGAAAGGTGGGAACAACAAACGACCCGTTTACTTTGAGACTCACTTTCTCACTCCTTTCTTCCTTTACGCTTCGATTAGTAaacttgtttccttttcttcctcctttgctttttctctcttcctgtttTGAAATAGAGAATGGCCAATCAGGTAACTCCACATGTCCACATCCTGTTTCTGGGTTCCTGCACAAAACTTGACCGTTTTCTGGACTTAACCAGATGTTAAACCCTGAATCTGTCGACGCACTTTAAGCTTCTCAGTCTTTGTAAATGATgcaacttgattaaaaaaaactgtaaatttaacaataaatataaacttttaagCAAATAGTTGAGAAAAATAATGTGGCATTTATGCTGCTTATAAACAATAAGTTGGTtgaaattaatctgaattaGTTTATTACCAAatagttttatgatttaaagcTTTCTGTTAATTTGACACAAAGTTAACGTTGAGTTTTAGAGAAAactcagtttttgtttaattttaaagttttaaattcattttattgaaGTAAGAATAGTAAAACTTTTAACAGCCatgtataaaattaaaaatttggtttgtaaatagtttttatgtaGCTGAAAACGACTGAAATAGTTAAACTTTGGAAAATGTTGGAAATTAAACCATATTGACAAAAATATCCAATGTAGCCGTTTCTGAAATGAGTTAAATATATtgttaattataataattattataaggaaatatataaatataaggatgaataaataaaactcagtcGTGTAGGAACCCCGTGTTCATCAGTCACAACCAGCCTCATAATCCTCCACTCTCCATGTCGGccatctttctttctgttttccttccactaactGAGCCTCCTTCTCTTCCAGATCAAAGCTTTTGAGAAGATGGACCACCTGGCCCGAGCTCATCGACttctggagctgcaggaggcGGAAAACGCTCGAGTCAGTGAAAACCCGCCGCTCTCTTAGTCTGCATTCAGACCCGTTGAGGTTTCCGGGTCCGGCTGCCAGAACAATAGCTTCCTGAAAGGCTCCTCTGTGGCTTTGCTGCGATTCACTCTGACATTTCTGGGTCTGTTCCAGTTGGAAATCGCCCAGAAGCATCCAGACATCTACGCCGTCCCAATGAAGCTGCCAAAACCCAATCTGAACCGCCCGCAGCCAATCGGGTCAGAgctttttctgtctcattttctACAGAAACGATTTAAATTCCTGTCAGTAGCAACAATACAAGAAGCACAAAGTGACTAAACTTTGTTTCcataaatcaaaatcaaagcagcagaatctcctggatgtttttataaaacatcttCAACTGGGgctgaacaataaatcaataaatcgaTAGATACGTGATCAATACCAATAGAtgatacatctgatagaatactCACTGagctctgatccagaaccgcacagcattctgggaaatgtaggcagaggaaagacgtTAACCGCTTACATGGCTaagctaagctaggttggtggaatcaactgacTCACTGGTTGGTTGCTTAGCAACAAACTGTTGCGTCAGAAGCAGTTTCAaactttggttgcctagcaacgacctgctgAGTAACGTTTGTTTCAAGAATCCAAATTCTTTGACATGAAGCTCAAACTGaagtatttttcagtttttttttttagagttttattttcttttttctgtaaaattttggagtttttattttatttttatttttttgtggaaaacatttgagtttttgtCGCACTCGGCCCTCTGCTGTTGTCAGGGTTCATAAAATAATCatgtttttgctgctaaatcttattttccttccattccACCATTTTGTTCTCACCTTCCTGTTTTATCCTATATTTCccttattttgtacattttctacaCAAGAGTATTAACTCTGATTTTCAGAGTTAAGAGATTAATTCTCTTTAGAGCTCAAATTTAAGGATGcatttttttggggggtcaTTTTAGAGACGTTTATCCATCGCAACTCCTGGTGACTTCTATTGTAACcactgtgaaacaaaaattaaaatttctctttctagatcagtttagttttatttctctctgtcaCTGCGAAATGAATTTAAAGTTGGTTGCAGTTTGCTTGGCGTGACTTTACCTAAGTTTAAAGTGTAACCGCTGTAACAGAGTcgtcatttttaattttgactttcTCCTATTTAGCTGCTGataatttaaaatcagttttatttggaGACGTCCACAGAGTTTcagattactttatttcacttgtaaacCATAACTGCTGTTCAGAGCTTTCAGCTGCAAagagtttttcacatttttaaatcgCCGTTGTTAAAATAATCATGTTGCTGAAATCATATTGTCCATTTTTGCCTTTTCCACCTGAtctgacttgtttttgtgttttcagctcCAACGCCGAGCCGCAGACGATGTCCAGGCCCATGTACTCGGAGACGAGAGGAAACGAGGACAACGAGGCGGAGTACCGCCGCCAGCTGGCGGAGCAGACCCGGAGGGGATACTACAACCCTCAGAAGTACAAGGACACCGAGCTGTGAGGCTCcgaacaggaagtgaggtcgTTCCCCAGCTTCTGTCGCTTTctgaacttctttttttctcgCATTTCGGCTTCGAGTCCAGACTCTCTTGAAgccggcggcggcggcgccGCAGAGGAAGAAATATCGGTCCTGATTTCCAGAGACGAAATGTTCGGTTTGGGTTTAAAAGCCTCCAGTGTTTCACTGGCGAGTCGAAGGTTTCTGAATCCGATCCGTCACAAATATCAAGCAGAAGTCTTAACtttaattagtttgtttttcctccacgcagcagattaaatgttttaaagctgGTTTGGTTAATATTCATCCAGAGTTTCTGAAGGTCTTTAAAAACCTTCCAGGAACCAGAAAAGTTCCTGGAAGGTTTTTCTTCCAGTCAATTTCACCAGAGCTGCTACCTGGTTCTACAAGGTGAGAGATTTAATAATCATGTTCCACCATCTAGAAGTTTTATTTCTATCTAAATATCcccacagaaacaaaacaaaacaaaatgcttgtttttgtctgttatcttaaaacaggattttatgATAGATTCTTAAactaattattatttacttGCCAAATGAAgtatcaatatatatatatatttttttttttcagcaataaacataaaataattgaatccagattgtaaaaatgaaacagaactgGTCTAAATTAGTCCTGGAAACCAAACAAAGCGATGAAACTATTGTATTGGTTACGATTTATAGATATAATAAACCTTAATTTACTTTCATTAAATGACCTGAttaaaaatctagaaatttGAACTTGGaagttttaaatggaaaagtttatagaaaaacagaaaaattattttacccTGTGCTTATATGTATATGGTTTAATAATTCCATTATCTCAGATTAAATTCCTCTACATCTCC contains:
- the tjp2a gene encoding tight junction protein ZO-2a isoform X4, with the translated sequence MNPVMEQTVWEQYTVTLQRDSKMGFGIAVSGGRDNPNEDTGETSIVVSDVLRDGPAEGLLFEKDRVILVNNTPMDGALHSFAVQTLRKCGKTAKITVKRAKRIPVSVMPRPASPEVFTNDNYSDYNYDAERQSMTSGRDNSLERRGYGDSGYQTRDRGRSAERDLSPDRSYRRDGSRGRTLDRSPDQRYRSEHTLDRDYSPDRRYRSERTLDRDYNPDRRYRSEHALDRDYSPDRRLRSDRAPSPEPRYGRDGYSPGRGQRREPSFERGRDRDRDQRYNEPVRRTASRDRLDRSPSPAAAPIPLPRPGRDQEPLEKPVNVLLLKNHPNEEYGLRLGSQLFIKEMTSSGLAGRDGNLQEGDIILKINGTVTENLSLGDAGKLIEKSRGRLQLVVQRDRRQILIRIPPMVDSDSELDDISEIESYRSYSPQERGHPSDLSSHSSTERLRDKPRDDPSSRMTKMGAMPTPLRSLDRHEDSSPLPPERDETRSVSPPAAAVAPRVQVPPKVPLKPSLEDQEVYGPNTIMVRFKKGDSVGLRLAGGNDVGIFIAGVQEDSPAEQEGLQTGDQIVKVNNVDFRGMVREDAVLFLLEVPKGEDVTILAQSKPEVYEDVLASGRGDSFYIRTHFEYEKEAPQSLPFGRGEIFKVIDTLYDGKLGHWLAIRMDQDSQSPEVKKGIIPNKSRAEQMANVQNAARAASGNDRGDFWRLRGQRAGKKKDLRKSREDLSTAPVATKFPAYERVVLREAGFRRPVVIFGPISDVVNEKLACDLPNEFIVAKTEPKDAGSEKSSGVVRLNTIRQIIEQDLHALLDVTPKAVDTLNYTQWYPIVVFLNPDSKQGVKTMRSRLIPGSNRSARKLYEQAVRLKKTCSHLFTATIDLNSSNDAWYGSVKESIREQQEKAVWVSEGKMDGSEEDLDLQDDRMSYLSAMSADYLSMDSRLTSDYDDTADEGGAYTDNELDETLDDPTPVSAISRSSEPVLPEEPRRTKRPGREVLTRDPSPPPSFVPEPPKVRAQTRTDSVRSYESQSSSTISSIDAAAASRPAPPPVALKPNIPRLHQSSEEQAPANQQEEEDPANKSFLGKRMANQIKAFEKMDHLARAHRLLELQEAENARLEIAQKHPDIYAVPMKLPKPNLNRPQPIGSNAEPQTMSRPMYSETRGNEDNEAEYRRQLAEQTRRGYYNPQKYKDTEL
- the tjp2a gene encoding tight junction protein ZO-2a isoform X3 translates to MPVNRGALLSLRRNTPRNLTNPVMEQTVWEQYTVTLQRDSKMGFGIAVSGGRDNPNEDTGETSIVVSDVLRDGPAEGLLFEKDRVILVNNTPMDGALHSFAVQTLRKCGKTAKITVKRAKRIPVSVMPRPASPEVFTNDNYSDYNYDAERQSMTSGRDNSLERRGYGDSGYQTRDRGRSAERDLSPDRSYRRDGSRGRTLDRSPDQRYRSEHTLDRDYSPDRRYRSERTLDRDYNPDRRYRSEHALDRDYSPDRRLRSDRAPSPEPRYGRDGYSPGRGQRREPSFERGRDRDRDQRYNEPVRRTASRDRLDRSPSPAAAPIPLPRPGRDQEPLEKPVNVLLLKNHPNEEYGLRLGSQLFIKEMTSSGLAGRDGNLQEGDIILKINGTVTENLSLGDAGKLIEKSRGRLQLVVQRDRRQILIRIPPMVDSDSELDDISEIESYRSYSPQERGHPSDLSSHSSTERLRDKPRDDPSSRMTKMGAMPTPLRSLDRHEDSSPLPPERDETRSVSPPAAAVAPRVQVPPKVPLKPSLEDQEVYGPNTIMVRFKKGDSVGLRLAGGNDVGIFIAGVQEDSPAEQEGLQTGDQIVKVNNVDFRGMVREDAVLFLLEVPKGEDVTILAQSKPEVYEDVLASGRGDSFYIRTHFEYEKEAPQSLPFGRGEIFKVIDTLYDGKLGHWLAIRMDQDSQSPEVKKGIIPNKSRAEQMANVQNAARAASGNDRGDFWRLRGQRAGKKKDLRKSREDLSTAPVATKFPAYERVVLREAGFRRPVVIFGPISDVVNEKLACDLPNEFIVAKTEPKDAGSEKSSGVVRLNTIRQIIEQDLHALLDVTPKAVDTLNYTQWYPIVVFLNPDSKQGVKTMRSRLIPGSNRSARKLYEQAVRLKKTCSHLFTATIDLNSSNDAWYGSVKESIREQQEKAVWVSEGKMDGSEEDLDLQDDRMSYLSAMSADYLSMDSRLTSDYDDTADEGGAYTDNELDETLDDPTPVSAISRSSEPVLPEEPRRTKRPGREVLTRDPSPPPSFVPEPPKVRAQTRTDSVRSYESQSSSTISSIDAAAASRPAPPPVALKPNIPRLHQSSEEQAPANQQEEEDPANKSFLGKRMANQIKAFEKMDHLARAHRLLELQEAENARLEIAQKHPDIYAVPMKLPKPNLNRPQPIGSNAEPQTMSRPMYSETRGNEDNEAEYRRQLAEQTRRGYYNPQKYKDTEL